The Prochlorococcus sp. MIT 0801 genomic sequence GAAAAGTTTGAGGCCATGACAGATGAAGAAAAAGTTGAATTACTAAAAACCGTTGAGGAAGAAAGTAGTGAGCAAACTTAAGTTTTAATTACTAAATCTCAATAATTTTTTACTCTTAGGGATACAAAAATGATAAAAAAGATAGATACCCAAGGCTTAAAACATTGAAAAGTACAAATATCAGTAGTTCTTTTTCCAAAATAAAAAAAGAGAAAAGAATAGCATTAATGCCTTTCCTTATGGCAGGTGACCCTGATTTGGAAACTACAGCAAAGATTTTGTTAGAACTTCAGGAAAATGGTGCTGACATGATTGAGCTAGGCATTCCATACAGTGATCCTTTGGCAGATGGACCGATTATTCAATTAGCAGCTTCTCGAGCTCTCTCTGCAGGAACTTCTCCTGATAGGGTTTTTAAAATGTTGTCTGAATTGAGAGATCAATTGACAATACCAATAATTTTATTTACTTACTCAAATCCACTTATTAATAAAGGTCTGGAAGAATTTTGCTTACAAGCCTCGAAAGTAGGTGTTTCAGGACTTGTCGTGCCAGATCTTCCTTTAGAGGAAGCAGAAAAACTTTCTGTCATAGCAGAATCTAAGGAAATTGATTTGGTTTTACTTGTTGCTCCTACAACCCCCAAGGATCGTATGAGAAAAATCGCAGCGACTTCTAATGGATTCACTTATCTTGTAAGTGTTACTGGGGTAACAGGAGAAAGGTCGTCATTAGAAGATAATGTAGGAAATCTTGTTCAACAACTAAAAGATTCTTCATCTAGTCCAATTGCTGTGGGCTTTGGAATTTCGGAGGTAAAACATATTGAACAAGTTAGAGAATGGGGCGCTGATGGCGCAATTGTTGGTAGTGCTTTAGTTAAAAGAATTGCTAATGCCTCGATCGAAATGAAAGTCGAAGAAGCAGGTTCTTTTTGTAAAGAACTAAGAGCCGCAACTAATTAATATTTTTTTAAATAGCAACAGATCAAGCTGAATATTGAATTCTTATATATGTTTTATCTTGAGAAAGGTTGTCTTTATTCAACTTGAAAACTATGGATCAATTTGTCCTTTGGGGGTCTTACTGTGAAGATGCTCTACTAAAGAGAAAACCTTTTAGGGAAGAGCATCTTCAAAGGCTCTCATTACTTAAGGAAAAAGGTATATTAATAACTTTAGGACCGACAAAATGTAATAGATATGTTTTTGGGATATTTAAATCTGAGACTATTGAAAATATAAGAAGTCTTATCAAAGAGGACGTTTACTGGAGAGAGGGGATATGGACTGATTTCGAAATTTACTCTTGGACCCAAGCTTTTTGAGCTTGTTCCCAGACCCAATTAGCTACAATCTGATCGCCATTATCTCCTAATTTATCTTCATAACCACTCATTATTCCTAACCCTTGTCTAGCTATCTTCGCTATAGCTTCTGGATTGTCAATTCCATT encodes the following:
- a CDS encoding YciI family protein produces the protein MDQFVLWGSYCEDALLKRKPFREEHLQRLSLLKEKGILITLGPTKCNRYVFGIFKSETIENIRSLIKEDVYWREGIWTDFEIYSWTQAF
- the trpA gene encoding tryptophan synthase subunit alpha produces the protein MKSTNISSSFSKIKKEKRIALMPFLMAGDPDLETTAKILLELQENGADMIELGIPYSDPLADGPIIQLAASRALSAGTSPDRVFKMLSELRDQLTIPIILFTYSNPLINKGLEEFCLQASKVGVSGLVVPDLPLEEAEKLSVIAESKEIDLVLLVAPTTPKDRMRKIAATSNGFTYLVSVTGVTGERSSLEDNVGNLVQQLKDSSSSPIAVGFGISEVKHIEQVREWGADGAIVGSALVKRIANASIEMKVEEAGSFCKELRAATN